The window AGAAAAGAAAAAGAAACGGAACCTGATGAATGCAAAAAAGCACCGTCGCTTTTGTGTTGTTCTGTACCCACAAGTAGAAAAACATTTGTTATTTTGTTGAGTGTGACTGATCATGCTGTAATGTATTTCTCTTCTTAATCAATAAAATTCATCTATTTTCTCAGAAAGATCCACTAAAATGTTCTCCTCATAGAGGGAAAATAATTATGTTTAGTTGCAAACAGCAAGAACTTTCTTTATAATTGGTAGAATGTTCGACTTGATTTGATATCTGGATGTCGTAAACTTCCAAGGGGAAAAGCTTCACGAGAAATCCCTATTAAGTCTGTCAGTTGAATTGAAACTTGATTGCATCTGTAAAGAGAAAATTGATTTGTAGATAAATTTGTTTACACTTTTGGTAGAGTAGATTATGTATTTGATAAGCATGTTGGCTTGAATTGTTCTGTGTTAAGGAACTGTAGCTGAGGAGTCCTTTTGTATACTCGATTTGGCACATTCAAAAGGAAATCAAAAGTTGGAAGTCTAAAGAAGCTGAGTTGCACATCACGACCCAGTGCAGCCCGTTTTTCCCAAGTTGTTTCGTAAAATTACATGCTCCACAGGCCACCTCACATCACAGATCTCAGCTTCATATTTGGTGTAGGAGTTTCAGTCATTGCAGCAGTTTCAAATGGTTCAAAACTTTAACCAGCATCAATACGCGAGAACATAATGCTACTGGTCGCTCATCATCTTTTCTTTATGCTGGCATTGGCTCTGGCTCTTGAAGTTCAGTAGCAGTTGTCTATGGTAGCATTAATTTTGTATGCTTTCCCATGTACGTGGGCTGCACCCCCATTCTCTAGTGCATACTGTGCATTAATTGTAAATTTCAATTCTTGGCAGATGGAAAATTCTTTCTCACGCCAACTAGTTAACAAGAAGTTGAATGAATCAAATTCCTCTTCGACTCATCTAACAGTCTATAGACTTTCGACTTGCATCGAGTTCTCTTCCCTTTCCTGCAAGACCACCCAAATCATCATGTTGTCTGCCCCTTTTATATGCCTTTTCTTAAGAGAACTTTTCATTTTTGTTATTGCAATAGAACCAATAATTTCTACTCCCAACTCCTGCACGAAAGAACAGAGGCCAAGAGAAGTGTGAAACAGTGAGGTCGTTTAGATCCAAAACGACAAGAGAACAGTGTCGTCAGGAACGTTGCATCATAGTTTCATACAGCTTGAGCATATCATTTGAAATCTGAACTCAATTTTAGCGCTTCTTCTACTCTCCAGCAAATGCTTAAACCCCTCACTTAAACCCTCAAAGTTTCAACCTTTTGAGACTCTCCAATGTCCAAGACTCTTCTCTCTCGCATCAAACCCCTCCACACCCCCAAACCCACTCGCTCATCTCCCTCTTCACCGCCTCACATCAAGAACCTGGTCCACGAAACCATCCACATCCTCACAACCCACCAACAATGGGAGCAGTCCCTCCAAACCCACTTCTCCGAAACCCGAACGCACGTCTCCGACGTCGCCCATTTCGTTTTGGACAAAATCCCCAACGCCGAGTTGGGTTTGAAGTTCTTCGACTGGGCTTTCCGGCGACCCTACTGCTGCTCCCCAACTGGGTCCGCCTATAATTCTCTCTTGAAGCGTTTGGCTTGGTTTGGAGTGGTTTCGGAGATTGAGAATGTGATGCAGAGTATGAAAGTGGAAGATGTTAAACCCAGTAAGGATGCTTTGAGCTTTGTGATTCTGGCGTATGCTGATTCTGGGTTGGTTGATAAGGCTCTTGAGTTGTATGGATTTGGTGTCCATTCGTGTGGTTCGGTTCCGAGTGTTTACGCCTGCAATGCTTTGCTTATGGTGCTTGTGAAGAATGGGAGAGTTGATGTTGCACGCCAGGTGTATGATGAAATGCTTGAGAAAGACGGTGGTGATGGTGAGGGTGTATGTGTAGATAACTACAGTACTTGTATCATGGTGAGGGGGCTGTGTAAGGAAGGCAAGGTTGAAGAAGGGAGGAGGTTGATTGTGGAGAGATGGGGAGAGAGTTGTGTGCCGAATGTTGTGTTTTATAATACGCTGATTGATGGATATTGTAAGAAGGGAGAGGTTGGAAGGGCTGATGGGCTGTTTAGGGAGTTGAAGTTGAAGGGGTTTCTGCCTACGTTGCAAACTTATGGAGCTTTGATTAATGGGTACTGCAAAGATGGGAACTTTGTGGCGATTGATAGGCTTTTGATGGAAATGAAGGAGAGGGGTTTGACGGTCAATGCACAAGTACATAATGCTATAGTTGAGGCTAGGTGTAAGCATGATGGTTCTGGTACTGCGGTGGATGCTGAAGCGAGGATGATTGAGAGTGGTTGCGGGCCAGATATTAGAACTTACAATATTTTGATTAATAGTTCGTGTAAGAAAGGGAAGGTTGAGGTAGCCGAGCAGTTTCTAGAGCAGGCAATGAAGAGGGGATTGGTTCCGAATGAGTTTAGTTATACTCCTCTATTTCAAGTCTATTGCAGACAAGGGGAACACTGTAGGGCCCTGGATTTGCTTGTTGAGATGACAAAAAGAGGTCACAAACCTGATTTGGTATCTTTTGGAGCCTTGATTCATGGACATGTTGTTTCTGGGGACGTTGATTTTGCATTGACAGTCCGGGACAGAATGATAGAAAATGGGATACTCCCTGATGCTTGCATTTACAATGTGTTGATAAGTGGTCTTTGCAAGAAAGGGAGGGTTCCTGCTGCCAAATTGCTGCTTGGTCAGATGCTTGACCAAAATATACTACCTGATTCATTTGTTTACGCTACTTTGGTAGATGGGTTAATCAGAAATGGGAACCTTGAGGAGGCTAAAAGTATATTTGAGTTAGCAGTTGAAAAGGGTCTAGATCCTGGTGTTGTGGGGTACAATGCTATGATCAAGGGTTACTGCAGATTTGGAATGATGAATGATGCACTGTCATGCCTCGAAAAGATGAAGAAAAAGAATCATCAGCCTGATGGGTTTACTTACTCCACAATAATTGATGGGTATGTCAAGCAGCATAACTTGGATGCTGCATTGGAAATTTTTAAACTGATGGTGAAACAGAGATGCAGGCCAAATGTCATTACGTACACCTCCTTGATCAATGGTTTTTGTCGCAAAGGAGATTCTGATGGAGCTGTAAAAACTTTCGTAGAGATGCAATCTCGTGGTGTGGAGCCAAATGTAGTCACATACAGCATACTTATTGGGAAGTTTTGCAAGGTAGGTAAACTTGCAGAAGCAGCCTCCTTTTTCGAACTAATGCTGAAGAAAAAGTGCCATCCTAATGATGTCACTATCCATTATTTGCTAAATGGGTTCACAAATGTTGCAATTTCAAAGGAAGCGAATGAATCTCAAGAAAAGGAGAAATCTATTTTTCTTGATTTCTATACAAAATTGATTTCTGATGGATGGTCCCAGAAGTCTGCTGTTTATAATTCCATTCTCATTTGCCTTTGTCAGTATGGAATGGTTGAAACTGCATTACAGTTGAACGATAAGTTTAGAAATAAAGGTATTGATCTAGACTCTGTTTCTTTTGCGGCTATGCTACAAGGTGTTTTATTGGGAGGAAGATCAAAGGACTGGAAGAATATCATCTCTTTTAACTTGAACGAAAAAGAGCTCCAAACAGCTGTCAGATACTCGCACATAATAGATTTTCAGTTCCATGGAGGAAAAATATCTGAATCTACACTTGTTTTGCAGTCATTGGTTGAAGTTGATAAGTCTGAACCTCAAGAAGTGGAAGACACAGAGAGATAGAGGAAGACAGTCATCTTTTTTCACAAGTGACTATCAGTTGAGGTAGTCTAGTGCTATTACAGAAGTTGATTTGCCACATTCATGTTATAATAGTGGTTAATACAATCAGGATATCTCTTCTTATCTGACTTGATAAATCCATCCTCAGCTCTCAGACATGACTGTAGTCCTGTGTCTGCTAGTTGCTTCTGGTACGAAGCTTTGGTTGGTAGAATTCTTAATGTTTTCATAATCATTCTAATCATTAACCAACATGGTGGTTCTTTTTCATTATTTTCTTCTGAGGTTATAGCTGTATATATAGTGCTAACAGGACCTCCTCTTTTGTTGGTTGCCAGATAAGGAAGAAGAATGGGCATGATTGCTGAAATACATTGAGCGGTTCAACAGGTTCGGCTTTTGATCATTTTCATAAGCATAATTTGCTATGTTTCTTGCACAAATAATTGCATTTTGTTGAAAAATTCGTTGATAGTTGGTAAAAACATTCATTTCTGCTGAAATTCTAGGCTATTATTTCAGAAACAGAAAGGGAATTTGAAGGTATGATCATAAAAAAGACAAATTATTTTATAATCAGTTACTTAGAGATTAAACAACAAATAATAAATCTGCTACCATATCCTCCCTAAACGACTGGTAAACAGAACTCAAATCTGGTTAATGTATACAAAAAGAAACTCAAACCTGATCATATAGTAAAAAACAGATAACACCAGTAGTAAACCATAAGTAGAACATGACACCATTGATCCCCGGTGTTACTTTGCCAAACTTTTTCAAAAAAACTAAAATCTTTAATTGGAGAAAATATAATTAGCGGAATGTATTTTAATTTTTTTTTTCAGACAAAGTTCACTTAGAAAAAAAGATGACAGAAGAAATTTGCCAACCTTAAAAGTTGTGAAATGTGGACAAGAAAGCTGGTGTAGTTAAGCCTTGGATCTTAGCTTTCAGTTACAAAATCTGAAGGGTCATGGTAAGCAAACCCTATGGCATGCTTAATGCTTGTTGTATAATGCTTAGAGCTTCAAAATGAAGTATGCTTTACATTTCATAGCATGATTACTTGAGTTCACCATTACAATTTTCATATTGAAATTTCATATTGAAATAAAATTCAGTATTTGGCTGGATAATCATAACTTAAATGCCAATCTCTATTTATATAGGACATGAAGGCAGGGGCTCACAAGTTCTTCAAATCTTGAAGTTGCAGAAGTATTGAAACCTAAAGCTGGAAACCCCATAAGCGAAAAGATATTGGTTGGGAAGAAAATGATAATGATACAGAGCTTTGACAGAGTGAAACAAGTTCAAGAGGAGATAGTGGCCCTGGAATTGCCCAGAAAAAGCAAATAGTGGAGAATGGTTCCGCTGACATTGCAGTTTCTTTGCCGATCTTGACCAATAGCATCCTGGGAAAAGTTCCCGAGTACTGCAAGAAGCACATAGAGGACAATGAGGGTGATCTTAAGAGTTCGGACACCAAGTACATGAAAGTAGACCAGAAACAACTGTTTTGATCACATTTTGGCAGCAAATTGTCTTACCAATGCTCGTCTGCTGGAATGGAAATGTCAGACTGTGGCAAACATGATCAAAGGAAAGAGTCCTGAAATGATTTGCAAGACTTTAAACTTCAAGAATTTAATTCTGAGGGAAGAGGTTTCCAAGGAGACACAACGGATTTTTTGAGTGAGCTATTGAAGCCAATGGGTTGTGAAACCTTGTCTTATTCTGTTCTTTGGCTATTTCCTCTTTCTGGTTGATCAACTCGGTTCATTACCAAAAGAATAAATACTGATGTAGGTACTGTCTTCCAATATACCATGGCTGCTTCTACAGCTTAATTATCGTCAAGTCTTCTGGTGAGTCCCACCACTGGCTGGCTGCATCACTGATAACAACATGCATAGAGTCCCACCACCCCCACAATGCATTGATGGTTTTGATGTGTTGATAGATAGTTGGAGTTTTCTTTTCGAATAAGGAATTAGTGGAGCCATGGAGTAAAATTCTCCACCTTATCTTTGATCCTCAACTCTCAAGAGCTGGTTTAGAGATCTTCTTCTCTGAACTTTCTTTTGGTAGATCTCCTGCAACTAGAAAAAATAATGGGCAACGTCTTCTCAGTCTCTTGCTCATGCGATGCCATTGTTACTCGCTGCTGGGATTCCATTGTTGGACAAGAATCCTATGTGCGTAAGCTGGAAGAAATCTTGAAGATCTGAGTTTCTGTGGAAGAGTTAATGTCTTCAAAGAATGATGTGAATAGAAGGGTTGAGGTTGCTGAGCAGCAGCATCACTTCAAGCGGTTAGGCCAAGTACAGAACTGGATTTTGAGGGTGGAAACTGTACTCAAGTCAATCAAGTTATCAAGGATGGTACGCAAGAAATGGAGAAGTTGTGCTGTTGGGGTTACTGTTCAAAGAGCTACATATCCAGCTACAAATTTGGGAATAAAGTGTCAAAATGTTGGTGGAACTCTACTTTGAAGAGCAACTTGTTTGAAGAAAAAGTTGGAAAGGAAACTCTTTCTGTTGATCCAGATATCCCCGAACTGGCTGAGATTGTGGCAAAAGAGTGTGGCGGTTTGCCACTTGCATTAGCTACAGTTGGTCGGGCCATGGCTTGCAAGAAGACACCTCAAGAATGGAATCTTGCAATTCAAATACTGAAAAAATCCCACCTCAGAGTTCTCAGGTATGGGGGATTAGGTGTTTCCTCTATTATGAGAGTTTACCAAGAAACAAAGTCAAATTATGCTTCTTATTATATTGTGCATTGTTTCCTGAAGATTTTGTCATATCTAGAGATGAATTGTTATATCTTTGGAAATATTGGAGAAATATGCTAATGTAGAGGAAGCACGAAATGAGACTCATCATATTGTAGCCACTCTTCTCAGTGCATGTTTGTTGGAAGATGTAAGAGAGTGAAAATGCATGATATGATTCGAGAGAAAACGAACCAGTGTTTTCTAGTGCAAATAGGTGGCCAGTTAATTGAAGCACCTGCTATCCAAAAATTTGAGGGCAGGAATCGAATGAGGCCCTAGACATTCTTTTCTTCCCCCCACCCACCCACCCCAAAACAAACAAAACAAAAAAAAACAAATTTGCTGTCTTTCATAGAAGGAAATAAATAGATGAACGTTTTTGGCTCTTCATCTTCCTTGTAGGAGAAGGTCGGGTCGGGTCGGGTCGGGTAGTCCGACAGAGCGCGAGAGGGAGGGAAAACGAAACGGGATCTTCTTCAAATATTAATATTCCAATAAGAGATTTGATTTGGGCCATCCAATCTTAAATAACGCCACTATTCTCGCACCCTACTCATCCTCGTAAGGCGTTCCATTTCTTCTTCAGCACACTCCCCTCTCTCTCTCTCTCTCTCTCGTTAGGGTTTGCTAGTTTTCGGGGCAGAATGACCAGCAACAGAGATAAACTCGAACGCAGTGTCTCTCGCATCCCTACAGCCGCTGGTAATACTGCCTTAGACTCAACTAAATTATTCGAATTGTACTTGATTACCTAGAAAATGGAGGGATTTTGGAATTGTTTTGAGTCCATTTGAGAATTTTTATTCTGTGTTGCTTTGTAAAGTAAAATCGAACTTGAACTCTTTGTTTATGTGTTTGTTTCTGTATAGCTCTCAGTGCCAAGGATCGTGCTGCTCTTGTTAAAGCTCTCGAGGTGAATTTCTAATGCCATTGTTACTCAATCATTAGTAAAAGGGAGACGTGATCTCAATTTTTGATGAGTGGGGCTTTTTAACTTCTTGGGGGAATTTGATGCGTATTGATTTTGGGAAGCCCAATTTTAGCAGAGACTGAGATTTTTTCAGGGTTTTCATATTGATTTGTCCCATATGAGCTATGAGTAGTACTTGAATTAATTCCTGTTGTACCTGCCTGCTCAGTGATACCTTTTTTTTGTTGATAGTGTTTTTTTTTTATACTTCATTATGATGTTTGTTTGTGCGCCATATGCTTTAGAGCTTGGTTGGACAGCATTCTGGCAAAGTTGAATCACCCAAGATGAAGAAGCGCATTAAGGCTTTGACTGAAATACAGGTTGGTCTTCTTTCGAGATTTATCTTTCTTAGGTTTCGGTTTAGGATGGTGCTATTCAGTTCACACATCTTATTTTATTATCCACACACCTCATCTATTTTTTCTATGGCTGTAACTCGATTTTACTTGCAAACTACCCCTTGAATTTGCTATATCATTGGCTCTCAACATTGACGGGGTGTTTGAGTTGCAAAACCCTTCAGTTTTACTCTGAACATTCTGAGCCTGATCCTAATTTCAAATGTATAAATTTATATAAAACTGGTGGATCAGTACTACTGGTTGTGGTCATCCATAGCCCATACACCTTAAGAGCAACACATTCATATTGTTCTTTTTGCAGGGCCAACTCAAGGACCTGAACACAAAATTTGTTGAGGAGAGAGCTGCACTGAAAGCTAAACAGAATCGTTGCCGAGGTACCTCCTGCAAAGTCGAGTCTTAATAACTCATGAAATATACTTGAGCATTATGCATGTTGACTTGTGTCTTTAATGCAGAAGAGGGACACAACTTTTGGCTTTATTCACTGAAGAATAATGAAGTGCTTGCTAAGGAGGTACTGATTCGATGCCATAGTTATGTAGTCATTGTTTTGAATGTATTGTGGATTTATGATCATCAGTTCCCTGGAACAGATCACAGAACAAGATGAAGAAGCTCTCAAGGATCTCAAAGATATCAAGTGCTGTAGGATAGGAAACTCTAAGGGATTGAAGATGGAGTTTATCTTCAGTTATAGCTCCTATTTTGAAAATTCTGCATTGATAAAAACGTACCACATGACTAATGACAATAAGCCTATCTTGGAGAAGGCCATTGGGTAACTCTAATTGTTCTGTGCTGTGCTTTTTTTATTTCACTTCTCTGTGTTTATTTCTCAAGTTGGTGTTAACTTGTAGGACGAAGATCAAGTGGTATCCCGGGAAAATTTTGACAGAGAACCGTCACAGCTTCTTCAACTTCTTTCAACCTCTCCAGGTCCGTATGGATTATAATAAATGTTTTGTATGTTTGAGTATTCATATGTTGAATATAGTCAACAATGATATAACCGAAGTTTTTGATCTCTGATGTGTATTGAATATAGTCAACAATGATATAACCGAAGTTTTTGATCTCTGATGTGTATTGACAGGCTGCAGATGTCCAAAATCGGATGCACCGTGATTATGATATTTTGTAAGGAAGTAAAGTTTGGTGAAACAATGATTTGGTTGAATTGGTTAATTGTGAATTTTTCTCAGTCTGATCACAGCTAAGTACTTACGAGACAGCATATTAGAGTGCACTAATTAATGTCTAGGACTTGTAAAGTTGTAATTCAGAGTCCAGGGAAGGAACTTCAACATAATTACATCGATTATAAGTCCAACTTTGATTGGAGAATGCGTGAATAAGAATAATGTAGATCGAGTATAAACAGTCATGTTAATGACATGGGTAGTTCATAAATCGTACTGCATCAGAAGCTATATATCATCTCTTTCGATTTTAAGTCCGTTAACATGTTTGTGGTGCCATGTACAGTTCAAAAATTTGGAATGAAATTATCCCTCAGTGGCACAAAGTGAAAAAGGTACATATATGTGATGTATATTTTGGCAGAGTCTGCTTTTTGTTTCTTTCAAGGAAAGTTTCTTTTGCCAATTATACGTGTCCAGCAGCAAGTAGAGATTGTTTGTAATATATGATGACCTCACTATATGATCGAAATTCTGGTTTGTAATATATAAGACTAATGATGAAGTTTTATTTCCAGATTTCTAGTAATTCATTCAACTATGGAGTGGACGGACTAAAATAATGTTTTTAGGGGAGAGAGCTGTGTTGGAAGGAAAATATCAGAAGCTCTATGAACCTCTCTACAAGAAGGTAAGCACAATCTCAACAGGAAACTACTTACCATATCTCTATATTAGCATCACATTGTCATATATTTCAGATCTTGTTTTTAAAGGTTGACCAAAATTGGTGCTCCTGAATTGGCTTTACTGTGCTATTGATGTGCAATAGTTAATGTATGCTGGGTAATTTGATGGCTGATTGCAGAGATATGAGATTGTTAATGGTACAACTGAAGTCAAAGTGACAAAAAAGGGAACTGCAGTAGATAAAGCCAGAGAAGGTACCTCTCAAAAGCAAATTCTAATAACTCAAGTACTATACTTTTACTTTTCTGTTGAAATGTCCCTTGAACTGTAGAGACAGGAGTGCCTTACTTTTGGGCTACTGCAATGAAGAATGATGAAGTACTTGCTCAGAAGGTAAGAAATTTGACAAACCATTTCTTTGAGATTGATTTTGTTCGTACTCCTATGGACGTATGATTTATTGTTATCTGGACAGATTACAAAGTGTGATGAGGAAGCTCTCAAATATGTCAAAGATATCAAGTGGTGTAGGATAGACAATTCTTTGGGGTTCAAGCTGGAGTTCTTCTTCGATCCAAATCCATATTTTGAAAACACTGTCCTAACCAAAGCATATCATATGAGTAATGACGGTCAACCAGTGTTGGAGAAGACAATTGGGTAATTCTTATTTTCTATCAATTGATTTTTCCCCTTCTTAATTTACATTTCCTTTAAATCTGGTGTACCTTACAGGACAAAAATCAACTGGCTTCCTGGCAAGAGCTTGACAGCTAGTCTTCTGAAGAGGCCAAGAAAGTGATCAAAGACTGCTGAGTTCATGACCAAACATCAAAGTTTTTTCAACTTCTTTAACACTCCCAAGTATCCTGGGTTTTCTTATGATTCCACAACTTATATGTATCATGATGATTTCCAAAAACTTGTAAGTTTGGCTTTTAGGATTAATGGATCGGATTAACTTAACTTCTTGATGTACAAGCAAACTTTTAATCTCTTTTGATGTGTATGATGACAGGAAGCTCAATTTGAAGTTCAGAGGCATCTGGATTATGAATTTGGGTATGTCAATATTTTTTCCTTTTATTTTTTATTTTGTACATTTATTTGTTCAAATTTATATTTTATACATTAATTGTACATTATTAACTTGGTGATGCCTGAACAGTTGGTTGGAAGTCTTGTAAAGTGAAAATGCAGTATAGAATGATTAGAAATCTGGAACTGTAACAGACCTATATCTAGATATATCTATGACATGAAGTTTATACGCATATATCAAGAATCAAAACTTCATATGCATGTGTAGCCATATCTCATCTTGTATTATTAACTTGTTGCTGGTGTTGTTTGTAGTAAAACTATTCGAGACAAGATCATTCCTCATGCAGTATCACTTTTCACTGGGGAAGCTGTTGACCGAGGCACTGATTGTGAAGATCTAGATGATGATGATGATTTAAATGATGTTAAGTACTATTCTGATGATGAAGAGGGGGAAGAGGAAGAGGAGGAGGCTGAGCAGGACCCCTATGAATGTTTAGCTTACTGATGATGAAGACAGTTACGATGATGAGGACGATCCTTGAGTATTAATTTGTGGCGAGTCCCGACAGTTCACAGAAAGGGTTGCTCCTTCACCATGGGTATTATAATCTACAATGCTAGGGCCAGCTAAGAATAATGTACAAAGCTAGCTTGTAGCGAGCTTCCAAATCTGATGTTTTCTCTAGATTTGCTTTTTTATTTTTTTTATTTTTTTTTTTATTGAGATTTGCTTCTTTTGATCTCCAAGTTCTTCTCTCATGCATATGTTCATTATACTAACGTTAATTGGTAGAAGCTTTTGTTTTTATTTAATCTTTATATGTCAAATTTAGAGGACTACGGTTTTATATTTGTGATACATTAGGTTTTTTTCAGGACTGAAGTTGACAACTTGTTAAGCTATATATTTCTTTCATTATGACACAACTACAACTCACAAACAAACGAGCATCCTTTAAGCCCCCAGCTTGTAGCATATTCTTATATGCTAACCTGAAGAGATGAACATTGAACAATGCTGTGATTTTTCTTTCCATTACACTAAAATAGGATAATTGATCGTCCATGAGGAAAGCAGACTTTATTTACAGAATGATTAAGAATGGATCTAGCTAGGTGTATAAGATGACATAGATGATTACGTACATGAGAAGCGCTGCATGTATGTCTTTGGAAGTGGAAAACTCTTATGCCAAATCTCATATATTCAGCTTAAATTGTAAGTGGTTTGTAGGTCTTACCATTATCATCGACTTATATTCCAGTTTTTTTTTACAGAAGCACCATTACCATTGACATTAAATACCTAGTACTGCGAAGGACTGGTTGCAGATTTAACACAGTTCACAAGTCGCTAATTACATAGCAAACACAGCTTACATAGGGTGAGACTTGGGATTAATCTTTG of the Fragaria vesca subsp. vesca linkage group LG6, FraVesHawaii_1.0, whole genome shotgun sequence genome contains:
- the LOC101299403 gene encoding pentatricopeptide repeat-containing protein At1g52620-like; the protein is MSKTLLSRIKPLHTPKPTRSSPSSPPHIKNLVHETIHILTTHQQWEQSLQTHFSETRTHVSDVAHFVLDKIPNAELGLKFFDWAFRRPYCCSPTGSAYNSLLKRLAWFGVVSEIENVMQSMKVEDVKPSKDALSFVILAYADSGLVDKALELYGFGVHSCGSVPSVYACNALLMVLVKNGRVDVARQVYDEMLEKDGGDGEGVCVDNYSTCIMVRGLCKEGKVEEGRRLIVERWGESCVPNVVFYNTLIDGYCKKGEVGRADGLFRELKLKGFLPTLQTYGALINGYCKDGNFVAIDRLLMEMKERGLTVNAQVHNAIVEARCKHDGSGTAVDAEARMIESGCGPDIRTYNILINSSCKKGKVEVAEQFLEQAMKRGLVPNEFSYTPLFQVYCRQGEHCRALDLLVEMTKRGHKPDLVSFGALIHGHVVSGDVDFALTVRDRMIENGILPDACIYNVLISGLCKKGRVPAAKLLLGQMLDQNILPDSFVYATLVDGLIRNGNLEEAKSIFELAVEKGLDPGVVGYNAMIKGYCRFGMMNDALSCLEKMKKKNHQPDGFTYSTIIDGYVKQHNLDAALEIFKLMVKQRCRPNVITYTSLINGFCRKGDSDGAVKTFVEMQSRGVEPNVVTYSILIGKFCKVGKLAEAASFFELMLKKKCHPNDVTIHYLLNGFTNVAISKEANESQEKEKSIFLDFYTKLISDGWSQKSAVYNSILICLCQYGMVETALQLNDKFRNKGIDLDSVSFAAMLQGVLLGGRSKDWKNIISFNLNEKELQTAVRYSHIIDFQFHGGKISESTLVLQSLVEVDKSEPQEVEDTER